The Lactuca sativa cultivar Salinas chromosome 2, Lsat_Salinas_v11, whole genome shotgun sequence genome includes a window with the following:
- the LOC111888818 gene encoding uncharacterized protein LOC111888818 isoform X2, whose protein sequence is MSTTSPFCQRLSLCPSLPSTARAKYKLYNTNSSLIGTARLSASCFSSRCLRNNWRFLCFKDDNSSLNHNIPKTEEDNLPMEPEPESNQPNVNHGWLSSLRQIFRAEAEAWTVPWTGKTIVQVMLLWMASFWFVGSWIIPFLAHTSGFRKDTLTFRGQAFYSLLTDVAEGIAGIGILHSCLSPFRPLSPDWFRFSLKGNWQLDVGLGCLMFPLVNRLSQVNLNLFPMLPPAPVTVSNVERSILARDPVAMAVYAVVVSVCAPVWEEVLFRGFLLPSLTSLNVKDGLDECSCLEHESGFGLALSHFLLLFTAIPPILDVSFFPRQLRGPMSVVFVSLGLVENMV, encoded by the exons ATGTCCACCACATCACCTTTCTGCCAACGGCTTTCTCTTTGCCCATCGCTTCCTTCAACAGCCAGAGCTAAGTATAAACTATATAACACCAATAGTTCACTTATTGGAACCGCTCGCCTTTCAGCATCTTGTTTTTCTTCAAGGTGTTTGAGAAAT AACTGGAGGTTTTTATGCTTTAAAGATGACAACTCTTCTTTGAATCATAACATTCCTAAGACTGAAGAAGATAATTTGCCAATGGAACCAGAACCGGAATCAAATCAACCAAATGTGAACCATGGTTGGCTTTCAAGCCTTAGACAG ATATTTAGGGCAGAAGCAGAAGCATGGACAGTGCCATGGACAGGCAAGACCATTGTTCAAGTAATGCTGCTCTGGATGGCCTCTTTCTGGTTTGTAGGCTCATGGATTATTCCATTTTTGGCTCATACATCCGGTTTCAGAAAGGACACCTTGACTTTCAGAGGCCAAGCATTCTACAGCCTCTTAACCGATGTAGCCGAAGGCATCGCCGGAATCGGAATCCTTCATTCCTGCCTCTCCCCATTCCGCCCGCTTTCACCGGATTGGTTCCGATTCAGCCTCAAAGGCAACTGGCAGCTGGATGTGGGCTTAGGCTGCCTCATGTTCCCTTTAGTCAACCGTCTCTCACAAGTCAACCTCAATCTCTTCCCGATGCTCCCCCCTGCCCCCGTCACCGTTTCCAACGTGGAACGGTCCATCCTTGCGCGGGACCCGGTCGCGATGGCGGTTTATGCGGTTGTGGTGTCGGTGTGTGCCCCCGTTTGGGAGGAGGTTCTGTTTAGAGGGTTTCTTTTGCCTTCTTTAACAAG TCTGAACGTTAAGGATGGGCTAGATGAATGTAGTTGTCTGGAACATGAATCTGGTTTTGGCTTGGCGTTGAGTCATTTTCTGCTTCTGTTTACCGCCATTCCTCCCATACTTGATGTCAGTTTCTTTCCCCGACAGCTGAGGGGACCAATGTCGGTTGTTTTTGTTTCTTTAGGGTTGGTTGAGAATATGGTATAA
- the LOC111888819 gene encoding probable membrane-associated kinase regulator 6, translating into MEASQPTWLSNPNPNSNPNPNRISTLPSPNCSFRVSFDEASFIEMDPNLTPSKRFLVRPDSDSSFDFPTSQAPSTLVHADKLISNGTLIPMKSHGPSGSVPNSPLYPIIQDNNRLRKSRSMMLRRCNRLPKRIIQKYMDLVQPIWCRLRRGRSDSSRVQGVENWECSSAYGPGPGPRTSGACWADNRRRSCDSESSIHEAVVHCKRTIGMN; encoded by the coding sequence ATGGAAGCTTCACAACCAACTTGGTTATCAAATCCAAATCCAAATTCAAATCCAAACCCAAACCGAATCTCAACTCTCCCTAGCCCGAATTGCTCGTTTAGAGTCTCATTTGATGAGGCTTCCTTCATTGAAATGGATCCTAACCTTACCCCCTCCAAAAGATTCCTCGTTCGTCCCGATTCTGATTCTAGTTTCGATTTTCCGACATCGCAAGCGCCTTCAACACTTGTCCATGCCGATAAGCTCATTTCAAATGGGACCTTGATTCCCATGAAATCACATGGCCCGTCTGGCTCGGTTCCCAATTCACCTCTCTATCCCATCATTCAAGACAACAATCGTCTTCGTAAAAGCCGTTCTATGATGCTACGTAGGTGTAACCGACTCCCAAAAAGAATCATACAAAAATACATGGATTTGGTTCAACCGATTTGGTGTAGACTGAGACGGGGGAGGTCAGATAGCAGTAGGGTACAAGGAGTCGAGAACTGGGAATGTTCTTCTGCTTACGGTCCCGGCCCTGGTCCTAGGACAAGCGGTGCGTGTTGGGCGGATAACCGTCGAAGATCTTGTGACTCTGAGAGCTCGATTCATGAGGCGGTCGTCCATTGCAAGAGAACCATTGGTATGAATTGA
- the LOC111888818 gene encoding uncharacterized protein LOC111888818 isoform X1: MSTTSPFCQRLSLCPSLPSTARAKYKLYNTNSSLIGTARLSASCFSSRCLRNNWRFLCFKDDNSSLNHNIPKTEEDNLPMEPEPESNQPNVNHGWLSSLRQIFRAEAEAWTVPWTGKTIVQVMLLWMASFWFVGSWIIPFLAHTSGFRKDTLTFRGQAFYSLLTDVAEGIAGIGILHSCLSPFRPLSPDWFRFSLKGNWQLDVGLGCLMFPLVNRLSQVNLNLFPMLPPAPVTVSNVERSILARDPVAMAVYAVVVSVCAPVWEEVLFRGFLLPSLTRYMPVWCSVIVTSLAFAFAHFNMHRMLPLVFLGIVMGAVFARSRNLLPSMLLHSLWNAFVFIDLIK, from the exons ATGTCCACCACATCACCTTTCTGCCAACGGCTTTCTCTTTGCCCATCGCTTCCTTCAACAGCCAGAGCTAAGTATAAACTATATAACACCAATAGTTCACTTATTGGAACCGCTCGCCTTTCAGCATCTTGTTTTTCTTCAAGGTGTTTGAGAAAT AACTGGAGGTTTTTATGCTTTAAAGATGACAACTCTTCTTTGAATCATAACATTCCTAAGACTGAAGAAGATAATTTGCCAATGGAACCAGAACCGGAATCAAATCAACCAAATGTGAACCATGGTTGGCTTTCAAGCCTTAGACAG ATATTTAGGGCAGAAGCAGAAGCATGGACAGTGCCATGGACAGGCAAGACCATTGTTCAAGTAATGCTGCTCTGGATGGCCTCTTTCTGGTTTGTAGGCTCATGGATTATTCCATTTTTGGCTCATACATCCGGTTTCAGAAAGGACACCTTGACTTTCAGAGGCCAAGCATTCTACAGCCTCTTAACCGATGTAGCCGAAGGCATCGCCGGAATCGGAATCCTTCATTCCTGCCTCTCCCCATTCCGCCCGCTTTCACCGGATTGGTTCCGATTCAGCCTCAAAGGCAACTGGCAGCTGGATGTGGGCTTAGGCTGCCTCATGTTCCCTTTAGTCAACCGTCTCTCACAAGTCAACCTCAATCTCTTCCCGATGCTCCCCCCTGCCCCCGTCACCGTTTCCAACGTGGAACGGTCCATCCTTGCGCGGGACCCGGTCGCGATGGCGGTTTATGCGGTTGTGGTGTCGGTGTGTGCCCCCGTTTGGGAGGAGGTTCTGTTTAGAGGGTTTCTTTTGCCTTCTTTAACAAGGTATATGCCTGTTTGGTGCTCCGTAATTGTGACTTCTTTAGCTTTTGCATTCGCGCATTTTAACATGCACAGAATGTTGCCGCTTGTGTTTCTTGGGATTGTTATGGGTGCTGTTTTTGCACGATCTAGAAACTTGTTGCCTTCTATGCTCTTACATAGCCTTTGGAATGCCTTTGTATTCATAGATCTTATCAAGTGA